The region GATCCTCATCCAGGAATTGACCTACAGCCAGATGAAGTGCTGTTTATCGAAGACAGCCTGTTCTTCGGGGATACGCAGTATCCGGCAAAGTTTCATCTGCAAAAGCTTTGGTTGCATCGCGCATCGATGCGACGCTACGCGGACAGGTTGTCGGATCAGGAAATGCAGCTGCACTATCTTGCCTACGAGCCAGGCGAAGTGCTGAAGCATCAGTTAAAACGGCACTTCGATGGTCAAGCATCGACCGATGGCGATTGGGCTGTGGTTGATCCCGTGGACTTCATTCTCGAAAAGCGACTACGCGCCGCTGCCAAGCAATTCGGTGCCAAGCTGGAGGTGCTGCAAACGCCAGGGTTCATTAACACCCCTGAAGAAAACCATTCGTATCGAAGTGAAAAGTCGCGATGGTACATGGCAGACTTTTACAAGTGGCAGCGTAGACGGATGAACGTCTTGATCGATTCTGAAGGCGAGCCGCAAGGCGGACAATGGAGTTTCGATGAGGACAATCGCAAGAAGGTCCCCAAGAAGCTGCTCAAGGACTTACCAACGCTGACATCCTTCCGCAGAAACGAGATTGATAAGGAGGCGTGTGAATCGGTTGCTGAGCAGTTTGCTGACAACCCAGGGTCTTTGGACGAACTTTATTATCCAACCACACACAGCCAGGCCGAACGTTGGCTTGAAGACTTTGTTGCGCAGCGGTTGGAGAACTTCGGACCCTATGAAGACGCGATCGAAGAAGGCCAATCATGGCTTTGGCATAGCGTTTTGACCCCGGCGTTAAACATCGGCTTGCTTACACCCCAACAAGTCATCGATGAAGCATTGGCCTATGCTGACAAAAATGATACTCCGATCAACTCGATCGAAGGCTTCGTCAGGCAAGTGATCGGATGGCGCGAGTTCATGCGGGCGACCTATCAGGATCTCGGCGTCAAAATGCGGACGACCAATCACTGGAAGCATCATCGCGCGTTGCCGTCGTGCTTCTACGATGGTTCCACCGGGATTGACCCAATCGATGATACCATTCGCCGATTGCTTGAAACTGGATATTGTCACCACATCGAAAGGCTGATGGTCTTGGGCGGATTCATGTTCCTCTGTGAGATCGATCCGGATGACATTTATCGCTGGTTCATGGAGATGTTCATCGACAGCTATGACTGGGTGATGGTTCCCAATGTTTACGCGATGAGTCAAAACGCTGATGGCGGACAGATCACAACGAAGCCGTACTTTTCCGGTTCGTCCTATGTCCGCAAGATGAGCCACTATGCGAAGGGCCCATGGTGCGATGTTTGGGACGGTCTGTATTGGCGATGGATATGGATTCACCGAGATGAGCTTTCTCAGAATCCACGCTGGGCGATGATGTGCAGTATGGCTGAGAAGATGGACGACGCCAAAATGAAAGCCCACCTAGAGAACGCCGAGAATTTCTTAAAGCAAATCTCGCGTTGATCAAACGCACGACGCCTTCAACTTAGGCCGTGCGTCTAAAGGAAACTCACGCAGCCATAGCCCCGCTTATTTAAGCGAACGAGCGTCCTTTTCGGCGATTTGCACATCAGCCGATTCCGTGCCTGGAATGTTGGGCGATTGCTTGGCGTCGATTGCCGCGATCCAAGTTTTTGGATCGTTGCCAAGGTCTTGGTCCATCACGTCACGCAAGCTGTCCATCGCCAAGTAAACGGTCGCCGGATCTTGCTCTTCCAGAATTACACGAAGGGCATTGGTCGGCATCGCACCTTTGTGGTTTTTCAAGGCTGCGATCGCGGAATGTTTGACGTCGATTTCGGTCGTCGATCCCAGCGTTTGTGCGAGCATCTGGACCGCTTCAGGCTCTTTGCGAACGCCTAGCGACTGACAGCAAGCGGTTTGAACCTTGATGCTTTCGTCGCCAAGCCCTTTTTCGATCAGGTTCAAGGACTTCTGCGATGATTTGAGCCCTGAAGCCGCATGGACGGCGTGGAAACGCATTTCGGGACTTGGGTCGGTATCGATGATTCGCTCAAGGTGATCGGCCCAAAAGTCCTGCTCTTTCTCGGGCATCTCTGCGATTTGGCCCGATAGTGAGCGAATTTGGCTAAGCCGTTCATGGTCTGTTACACCCAGGGCTTCATCCTTTTTCCACGCCCACATGGTGTAGTAAGGATTCATCGTTTTCAGTCCGTACATAGGGCCGTCGTGGCACCCGCCTAGTACGGTGCAAGTCATCGCGATCAGCAGCAATCGCAGCGCAACAAGACTGTATTTCTGGTTCATCGTTGATTGCGTTTGCATCTCAATCCTATCGCGAAAAACGCTTGTTCCCGGCCAGGTTCGAACGCGAATGGACGCTTTGCTGGCGTCACGCATCTGCCAAAATCCATTTTGGCAACTCACTTTTCGATCTCTAGCCGTACCGGTCAATCCTTGGCCACACTCACCCAGCCCGTGATGGCCAGAGCGGCATTTGCCTGCGGAGCACAACAGCTAACCATTCGTCGAAATGTCAGCCGTCTACACCGCAGCACCTCAACTAGCAAATGCATTCTGTGGCTGCCAAGCCCACTTCCGCTGCAAACGGGTTTCCCCGGGATTACCCCCCAGAGTTTCTCCACTGGCGGTCGAAATCAAAGCATTCGAAGTACCGATTCAGCCGAGGTTTAGCCGCTCTATTCACGCGTTGGCTTTTGGGCTGGTCGCCTATCGATCAGTCGGCTGTTCGCCGGCGTGAAATTAGGCCACTAGACGGTTTTGGTCCAAAACTTGCGATCGGCGGACTCGGCATTTGCTGTCTATCACCGCGATCTTTCGCGTCCAAACCCTTCAACATGCAGAACGTTATGTCGACAACCCAACTGCCGCCCGAAAAGGACGCTGTCAAATCTTCGAAGTCGTCATCATCTTCCAAGCAGTCGTCCGACGAGAAGGCGATTGCCGGGATGGGGGCAATCGTGCACCCGAACGGTGTCGCTTTTCGCGTCTGGGCACCGAACGCCGATCGCGTCGCCGTGATGGGAACATTCAATCAATGGCAGCCGGACCAGCACCCCATGCGATCCGAAGGGAATGGGTACTGGTATTTGAATATTGATCAAGCGAAGCCTGGGGATGAATACAAATATCGCATCGTCAATGGAAATCAGGAGCTGGACCGGATCGACCCATACGCCAAAGAGGTCACCAACAGCGTTGGCAATGCGATCGTCTACGAAGACCGTTTTAATTGGCAGGACGATCGATTTGTTCCACCGACTCATGATGAGCTGGTTATCTACGAGTTGCACATCGGAACGTTTCACCGAACTCAGGAAGACCATCCGGGAACGTTTGCCGCGGCAATCGAAAAGCTACCGCACTTGGAAAAGCTAGGCGTCAACGCAATCCAGATCATGCCGGTTGGCGAGTTTGCCGGCGACTGGTCATGGGGATACAACCCCGCGCATCCTTTCGCCGTTGAGCAAGCCTATGGAGGACCTGACGAACTGAAACGGTTGATCAAGGCTGCACACGGCCACGGTTTGGCGGTCATCATTGACGTCGTTTACAACCATTTCGGTCCCAGTGATTTGGATCTATGGCAGTTCGACGGATGGAGTGAAAACGGCAAAGGCGGGATCTATTTTTACAACGATGACCGCTCTTCAACCCCTTGGGGCGAGACCCGGCCTGACTACGGTCGGGGTGAAGTCCGGCAGTACATTTACGACAATGCGATGATGTGGATGCGTGAGTTCCATGCCGATGGCTTGCGCTACGACATGACTGCTTATATCCGAACGATCTCTGGGATCGGCAACGATGATATTGCCGAGGGATGGGGACTGATGCAGTGGATCAATCGGGACATCCGATCCGAGTTTCCAAATTGCATTCTGGTTGCAGAAGACCTGCAGAAAAACAACTGGCTAACCAAAGGTCCCGACCATGGCGGCGCCGGATTCACGACTCAATGGGATGCAGGCTTTGTGCATCCGATTCGCCAAGTGGTTCAAGAAATGGACGATGCCCATCGTGATATGTGGGCCGTTCGTGATGCGTTGTGCAACCGGTACAACGGCGACGCATTTCAGCGAGTCATCTACAGCGAATCACATGATGAAGTAGCCAACGGTAAAGCACGGGTCCCGACCGAAATCGACAGCGAAGATGCCGAAGGACGATTCGCGCAAAAGCGAACGGTGCTGGCTGCCGCGATGGCGCTGACTGCTCCAGGGATTCCGATGCTCTTCCAAGGACAGGAAATGTTGGAAGACGATTGGTTTGACGATGGTGATCCGCTGCAATGGGATCGTGTCAAAAGGTTTAAAGGAATCAATCGCCTATTCAAAGACTTGATCAACCTGCGGCTCAACCGTGGTGGCAAAACCGGCGGTCTCAAAGGTCAATTCATCGACATGCATCATGTTAACGAAGCCGACAAATTGGTCGCTTTCGTCCGGCGTGATGACGATCCCCAAAACGACGTGGTTGTTGTCGCAAATTTTGCAAACCGGTCTTGGGCAAGCTACGAAATCGGATTCCCAGATTCGGGCCCCTGGCGATTACGTTTCAATTCCGATTGGACTGGCTACAGTGACGAATTCGATGATTTCCCAGTCGAAAATGTCGATGCGATCGATCAAGCGCGTGACGGTTTAAAATCTTCGTCGGGCGTTTCGATCGGACCTTATGCCGTGCTGATCTATTCGAAAGAAACGTCAGAAGATTGATCTAAATCGACAGGTTCATCGATGGGGCGTCTCACCAGGCCAGGTTTGCACCGAATGTGATGCCGTGTGCGATGAACTCGTTTGTCACGTCAGAGAACGCTGGACGGGCTGATCCGGAAAGCGTTCCGGGTGAAATCTGAGTCGGGTTGACGCGTCGGTCGATTTGCTCGGCAGCACGACCGACATCACTCCAACCGTAAACGGAATAGCCCAGAGTGGCTGTCAGGTTTCGGCTGAACGTCTTGGTCAGCCGAAGTGACAAGTCATGCAGCGTTCCGAATGAATCGCTCTCATGCGTGCCGATATTTGTCGACTGCGCAAGTAGTCCGCCGGTCGTGGTTGCAGATTGCCCCAGTCCATTCTGAGTCACCGATTGCCCTGCGATGACGGTACGACGGTTGGTTTGTCCAACGCCGATTGACCCGTCAATTCCGAGCACAACTCCATCGATCAGGGGAAGGTAAATTATCGGCATGTCGTTTGAGAGGCCGACGCGAACACCATGAAACTCATTTTCCGTTCGGAATGAGTCTGTCGAAGTTAGCGAAATCCCTTGAGTCGCCCCAGTCAGCGAATTTGAGACATCAACAACTTGAACGCTCTCGTCTAAGTTCGCCGAGCGATATCCGAGAGAGAGGTATACGGGGGCGGACTGATAGTTCGAAATCGATCGGCGGATCGACAGGTCGAACATTTGAAAGCTGCTGTCCGCATTGATTTGGATATTGCCTGAAACTTCGCTTGGAAACGCAAGTAAACGTGCGTCTTCAAATCCCGTATCGACGTTGACAAACGGACGAGCCAGTATGCTTTGGCTATTGCTGTTGGCGGCAAAAGAAACGTTTTGGTCACCCAAGTTTGTATACGTAAACTCCAGCCCGAGGTCATGGCTGTGGTCCCACCAAAAGCCGATGGAGTACCTTCCGCCGGATTCTTGCTCGCCCAAGTAGTCGGTGCCGCCGAATACGGTTGTTGAAAAGCTACCCAAAACGCCCGCGTCAGCCCGATCTGTTCCGCTATCGCTGGTTGTTACCAGAACCGGAAACTCCGCACCGGTACGGTCCCAATAGAGATATTCAGCCCGAGCCCAAAAACCGCCAGTAGGTCCAGTGGCCAAGCGTTGTCGCATCACCGTTGGACGTGTGATCGGGATCGCGTCACAAGCTCCGTCGAAGATGGGTTCTGAATAAGTGACGGGGACGACGTTCGACGACGTTCCGCGTCTTTGAGCAGCCGAGACGATTCCGGAGCAGTTGGCTAATACCAAACAAAGTCCCAAAACCCATGCGGCGCCACGTGGATACGAATTGGTTCCGGCTCGAATCGATCGTCGCGCTAGGGAGATAGACTTCAAAGAGGTGGCCATTTCGCAGTCAGTTGATAAACGAAAAAGTGGTCAGATAGATTTCCTGATCACTACATCGGGAAAAATCACCCTAGTCGTTAAACTTTCACTGCCGCCGCGACGCGGAATTCAGGATTGGTTGCGTCGCCTGGATTTGCGTAGGCCACCTAAATCACCAAAGCTAACATTGCCAAGCGGTTCACCGTGTGGTCTGCCAACAGTCCTGCGGGCCGAGCAGGCTGTGTGTTGCGTCTTCCAGTTGAAGACGAACCGAGGGCCGAAGAAGATGGCACGATTGCCCGATTATTGGTCTGAGCAATCGTGCTAAAAAGCCATCGGAAACCGATTATGGAATCGCCATGTATTCTTTCATTCGATCGACGTAGCCGCTATGACTGAAGCCACACTTTTGCATTGATGCGCGATAGGGTTCAATGTCATCGCCGATCCAATCGACCACATTGAAGATTTTCAGCGATGCATAAGAGTCCTGCTCCAACAGCGAGTTCCAGCAGGACTGTGCAGCAGCCTTGTCGCCAGCCCGATAGAGGATCCAGGCCGCCATCACGCGGACGTGGTGCGAGTCATCTTCCATGACCGAACGGACCTGATCCAAATCTAATTCGGATGTAGGTTGTTGGTTGAACAGTCCGACGACACCCCAGTACCGAACACCGGGGTCATCGCTTCGCAAGTTCTTGTACAGCTGATCGAGAACGGCTGGGTCTCGCGATAGCGAAACCCCGGCTGCTTTTTGTAGGGTTTCGACATCGTATAGCGACGAATCGCGAACCATTTCATAGATGGTTTTCCCTGATAGTTCGCTGCGCCGAACCACTTCGCTTTCCGGCAACAGCCCGGCATCATGGATGTCCCGCTGCCATTTATCCAAGGCCGCATTTAAACGCTGGACGTCTTCGGCGTATTGTGGATCATCGATTAAATTGTGAACGTTGTCAGGGTCTTTGGCAGTGTCATACAGTTCGACTGGTGGCTTCGTGCCGAAGAAACGTCCCGTGATCGCATCGGTTTTTCCAGCTCGATGGTGTGCTTCCCAAGCTTGGGTGGCTTCCATATTCCAAAGATAGTTGAGGTGTTGTCCCCAAGGTGCGTAAGGCATGTAGTTGCGAATGAGCAACAGGTTGCCGTCACGAACCGCGCGAACGTTGTCGCATCGTTCATCCATCCGTGTTCGAAAGCTGACGTGGAAATCTCGTTTTTGCTGATTGGGGCCGAGGAAGACTTTGCCTTGCATGTAGCCGGGAGGATCAACCCCACAAACGTCGAGCCATGTTTTCGGCATATCGACGAAGCTGACCAAATCGTGCACTTTCGAGCCCGGTTCACCGGGACGAAGTGATTTGAACTTTTCGGGAATCCGAATAATCAGTGGGCAATGAGTTCCGCTATTGAACAGGAAACGCTTGCTTCGCGCGATGACTCCGCCGTGGTCAGAGTTGTGAATGACGATGGTGTTCTCTGCGAGTCCGGCTTCTTCCAATTTTTTAAGTGCCGCGCCGATCTCGTCATCCATCTTCTTCACGGCATCGTGATAGTGAGCGTAGTTCTTGCGGATGACAGGAATGTCTGGATGGTATTTCGCCAACCGTACATTCTGTGGGTCTCGCTTGGTCTGGTTCACATCGCCGAACGCTTTCGATTCATGGGATTGCGTACTGTTGATAACCATGAAGAACGGCTGGTTCTTTTTTAGAGCGTTCCAGTCTGTTTTCTTGGTGTCCCACGCACTGCCGTCCTCACGACCGCCGATGTTGTAATCCGTTTTACGGTCGTTACCGACGAAGTAGCCAGCTTGCTTGAGAAGATCGGGATAGTATTTGATTTGGTCGTGGGGGATCGGATAACGGCTGCGCATCGGATGGGTGCCCATCGAGATGGCATGCACACCGGTAATCCAAGTGCTTCGCTGAGGAGCACAAACGGGAGCATTGGCATAGCAATGCATGTACTGAAAGCCTTCTTTGGCTAAGGCGTCAATGTTGGGAGTATCTGCATGGGGATTGCCGTAGCAACCGACCCAGTTGACGTTGTTGTCTTCACACGTCAACCAAAGGATGTTAGGACGATCCTCGGCGCGAGATTGATCGCAATGTTTTATCGCGACAATGAAGAGACACAAAAGGGCAAGCGTTGAACAACGATTCATCGAATTCAGATCCTTGACGGCATCCGCTGCAAGCGTTTTGGAGGAAGAAGAAGTCGTAGGTGGGATCAACCGTTCGGACATCGAGACGGTTTGCCAAGAAATCTTGGCGAGCCAAACTGAATGTTCCGCAGGTTGATTTTCCCGTGGGGGAAACCGCTAACATACCACTGCCAGCGAGACGCTGCAGCATTTAGACAGAGCCACGAGATTTAGGCCACGACAAGCCCTTCACACCAAGTCACGACACATCACGTGGCAGTGAACACAAATCACAGTGAAATCAAGGCACAGTGAAATCAAGGCACAGTGAAACCGAGTCACATCGAAATCGCTCAATCAGCGCCAGCCACGGCAACTGCGGTTGGTCAGAATTAGATGCCGCTGCGGAGAAGGTGAGAATCTGGATTGGCAGAAAGATCCTTGTGGTGGCGTATTTCAGCCGATGTTCAGCTGCTGTTTGAATACCGCGGCTGCTTCACCACCACCAAGACATCGATGCGCGTCCCATCCTCGTGCCCGAGCGGCATCGACGTTCACTTGCTTGTCATCGATAAAAAAGATCGATTCGGGAGCGACGCCTGCAGCCTGCTCAGCCGCAAGGTAGATCGCCTCAACAGGTTTCATCGCGCCGACGCGGCAACTAAGAATCTCGACGTCGAATTGCAAAGATGCGATTTCCCACGATTGACGTTTTATCCAATCCCAGTGTGCTTCGCATGTGTTCGAAAGGATTCCAACCTTGCCGATGGCGTTTCGCGTCTTTTCCACCAGGGTGGCCATGGATTTGATCGGCGTGAACATGTCGCTGATCGCATCGAGGATTGATTGGTCAGTAATCGTACTGTCTTGGATGGCCAAGGCCTTTCGCAACTGATCGGCGAATTCCTGAGAAGAAATCTCCCCGTGCTCGAATCGATCTTCGAGCCCACTTTGGTACAGGATTTCCCATGCGACCGATGGCGACGTCCCTGCAAGCTTTGCCAAATTGTTGCTCGCCAACTTGGGATCGAAGGCGACGAAGATATTTCCGAGGTCAAAATAGACGAACTGTATCTTTGTCATACCCGATCAATGGATTTGCGATTGGCTATCGACTGGTCAATGCAGCCGGAACGATTAAGTCTTGCCGACTGGGGCCACCAAAGGCAACAAACAACTCGATCGCGATATGTCCCAGTTGACGTTCTTGGCGATGCAATTGGAAGTACTGGTCAACAAGTTGACGTTGTTGTTTGGCAACTGTGGCGGAACTTGCAGTGCCCGCTTCGAAGTTGATAACCGCTTGACGCAACGCATCGAGTTGTGCAGCAAGTTGTTCGCGAAGTTGTCGTGTAGCGGCTACCTTGCGGTGGTAGTCGCTCAACAAATCTTCGACTTCCGTCGCGGCATGCGAGACGACTTGATGATAGCTGACAAGAGAGTTCTGGTAAGGTGATTGCGAAGACGTTCCCGACACGATTGGGGCAAACGACTCATTTGAAAACGAACTTTCCGGTAGTGTGTCCAGCGGGATGCCGGGAATATTTGGCGAATAGCCTGGCAGGCTTGAAGGCTCATTGCGGCGTGCGTGGATGTATCCGCGCAGTGCCAGCAATGGATAGTACTGTGCTTCGCTGATGCCTGCCTGAGTCCCGCGTGATCGAAGCTCACGTGTCGCCTGATCAACATCCGTTCGACCACGAAGGTTTTCTGCCGGCACTTTGTCGACAAGCCCGGGAATGGTTAACTGAGGCTGATCTCCAATCGAATCGATTAGCGCGTGAGTCAACTCTTGACCCGCGAGGACATTCAGCTGCTTAGCAAAATTGTTGATCGCTTCTCGCTCGGCATCTTGCATCTCGGCGGTGATGTTCGCTTCATCGGCAAGAACGTCGACATCGGATCCTTTACCAGATCCGATTTGGGCGCGAAGCCGTGCGGCGTCCATCACGTCTTCCTGTTCATCAAGTTCACGTATCAGCGTTTGTAAACAGTGATGATGGAATCTCATATCGACAACTAAGTGCGCCAGCGACTCGGCCATTTTTTGACGGGCACTGGCGAAGTCAGCTGTCTTCAATGGCGGGAAACCGATCGCTTGCAAGCGTTCATCGACCTGCGAAGATTGATCGATGTTGCTCAGGCTGATTCGTTGGACCCAATGTAGACGTGGATCGTTGAAACGGTCCCAAGCATTCAGCAATTGTTCATCTGTCAGCTCGGTCGCGCTGACTTGTCGAATCGTTTGTGAACTCCACTGGGATGTCCCCGCAGGTAGCTCTCTGCCAGCGCTCAAACCCTGGTGTGAGTAAACAGGTGGTTGAACTTGATGAGCTGGGGGAATCGGACGATTGGCGACATGCTCACTAACATGACTTGGGCCATTGCATCCGAAAACGGCCGCCAATGCGAGGGTTCCAACTGACAGTGTTCCTGTGAGTGCCGTTCGCTTCGACCCCGCACTGGTTTTGAAAGCAACCTCCATGCTTCGGTTCAGCCACGAACGACGGAGTCGCCAACGACCTGAATTCGTTAGGTTGTCTTGGTTCATGAAGTCGAGGTTGCTAAAGGGGGCCGTCAAGCGTGGACGTGCGGCGTGTGGAATTGGTCGGTCTAGACCACCCAAAGATTCGGGCACTTGGACTGGTCAATTGGACAGGGGCTGCCGCCTGAATTTCACCGGTTGTGGTACCACTTTGTGATTTCGATTGCCCGGTCTTTCGGCCGGGACAGCTTATAGATCGACGGTTCAAGATCGCTGCAACAGTTGCGGTCGTCAGTTCCGCGATAGCTTCGTCAGCCGCCAAAGTTTGCCATGGAGACGATTCCGACCTTCTGTTGGTGCTCGCGATTGGTTCGTCTACAGATTGAATTGGGGGCTTTTCGTACTGTTTGGCAAAATGGGAGGTTTCAGGCAACTTGTTCGAATTAGCTATAAAAGATCTAGCCAGGGTTGGGGGAAACCGATCACACATCAATACACCGCGCTAGGTGTAACGCAGGGATGGCGTTACGCGCGGTGAAAGCGAAGCACAATCAAGGTGACGGTTTAGGCGAGGCTTTGCCGTTTCGGGGTTGCTGCTGTGCCGCCAACCATTGGGAATAGGGATGTTCCACTTCAGGTCATCGGTCTTCGGGATCGCCGCTGCGTTGGCTGTTTGCTGCGCCAATCAAGCAGCGCAAGCTGAGGATAACAACGACGCATCAGCAGAACCGGAATTTCGGTTCTTGGCGATCGCTGAAGCACTTGCGAACGACGAAGTGTTGCCGGTTCAGTTCGAAGAACTAAATCCCTTCGCCCCTGCGCTCTCCGAATCGGTCAATGAACAGGCCATTCAGCCAATCGATGTCGGTGGAGAGGCTAACTTTGCAGATCCGAGCTTGCCAGATAACTTTGGTTTTGCCGACTGGAGCCTGATTAGCAAGGCGGGGTTCGATAGTAACACATCATCTCTTGTCGATTCGGCTAGCTTTGTCGAACAGCTCGAAGATGTTCAGGGTACAAGCGAGATCGCATTGACCGAATCGCCGGCAGTTGAAATCGTTCCCGCTGGGACTTTCAATTTGACCCAAACGCCCGACATCGGTGAAACACTGGTGGAGTCGGCCGCGACTCAGACGGTCAAAGCGAGACGACGAAGTTCTTTGGGTTTTGACCCGAAGATCCGCGGCTACTACAACGGCCAGGTTTATACCAGCCAAGATGGATCGTATCTGTTTCCTGCTCGAAGTGACTTGGACGGCGTCTTTTCAAAAATCGATCCGTTCCTGATCGGTAACGTTCAGGTCTATAGCGGTCCATACACTGTGCGGTACGGCAGTGGATTCGCCTTCTTGAACATCGATACCATCGCCACACCTCGGTACGAATGTGGATCAGAACACCATTTGCGTCTAGGCACCAACCTGCGAACCAACGGTGGCCAAACATACAATTCGGCGACGTTCTTTGGCGGCGGCGAAAATATGGGTTACTACGCAAACCTCGGGTACCGAAAAGGTAGCGACTATGCGGCTGGAGATGGCCTTCTAGTGCCGTCCAGCTATGACGCGTTCAACTTGTTTTCAGGGATCGGCTTTGACCTCGACGATCAAACGCGTAGTGAGTTCCGCTACACGCACGTCACCGAATCGGGAACCGAATACGCGGGCCAATTCTTTGACGTTGACGCACTAAATAGCGACGGAATCACCAACAGCGTAATTCATCGCAATAAGCGAACGGGGTTTTCCTATCGCGTTGACTCGTGGATTAGCAACACTGAATTCAACGGCGACACCGCAGCGGCAAGTAAACGCCGAAGTGATTTTCCTGTCTTGCAGCGTGTTGACGAAGCACTGACAAACGTGCAACGCAGTCAGCAGACCGGACCGGGGCCACTGCTGTTTCCACCCGATCCCACGCGACCATTCTTCGGAACCGTCGATGGTGAATTGCTAAGTGCCGGTGTCCGCGCCGGGATGACGCAGGAAATTGACCGGGATCGAACGATCGGATTCGGTGCGGATGTTCGCTACGTCAAACAGCAAGTCGAAGAGTTCTACGACCTAAACGGATTTCGGGACATCTCAGGGAACCCGCTGGGGACGATCACGACAGGTTTGCCAAAATCGGAATTTGTTGAGCCAGGTTTCTACACCGAGTATTCGTTCTCGATGATCGACTTCATCGAATCGGCGACCGGGTTTCGCGTCGCGTTCGCACATACCCAGGCCGACCCTGACGATGTCAACGCGGTCTCGAATTTCCGCGATCCGGCACTTCCACCAGCTTTGGGACCAATCAACGAAGACTTGGATGTCTCGGATGTCTTGCTTTCCTACTTCCTCACCAACGATATCGATCTCGCACCGTCCTGGTCTTTGCGTGTCGGTGGCGGGTACGCAGAGCGATTGCCAACGCTGGAACAGCGATATAGCGATGGGCTATTCCTGGCTATCATTCAAAGCGGATTTAGCCGGTTGATCGGTGATCCATCGCTTAGCAAAGAACGTAACTGGCAAGCCGACATTCGGCTCGACTGGGATTACGAATACGTGCGTGGACGCATCGGCGGATTTCATAGTTGGATCGTGGATTACGTGACCTACAACGCGAACTTGATCAACGATCCGCAAGGGTCTCGATTGCTTCGCGCGGTCAATACTGAGTATGCGACATTGACCGGGTTTGAATACTACGGCGAAGCCGACTTGGTTGATGGGGTCCAGTTGTTTTCAAGCTTGAACTATCTCGATGGCCGCGACCGTGAAATCGATCAGCCGCTTGCGGGCATCTTTCCGCTGGAAGGTCGTTTAGGGATTCGCTTGACTGATGATAGCCGCCAAGACCGCTGGGGTCTGGAATGGGGGCTTCGAATGGTGGACAACCAAGACCGCTTGGGAACGCTCAGTTCGTCGCCCGGTGCTGGTCAAACACGATCCGATGTCGCAGTCGTGACGCTGGAAACCCCAACCCCCGGTTTTAC is a window of Stieleria sp. JC731 DNA encoding:
- a CDS encoding sulfatase; protein product: MNRCSTLALLCLFIVAIKHCDQSRAEDRPNILWLTCEDNNVNWVGCYGNPHADTPNIDALAKEGFQYMHCYANAPVCAPQRSTWITGVHAISMGTHPMRSRYPIPHDQIKYYPDLLKQAGYFVGNDRKTDYNIGGREDGSAWDTKKTDWNALKKNQPFFMVINSTQSHESKAFGDVNQTKRDPQNVRLAKYHPDIPVIRKNYAHYHDAVKKMDDEIGAALKKLEEAGLAENTIVIHNSDHGGVIARSKRFLFNSGTHCPLIIRIPEKFKSLRPGEPGSKVHDLVSFVDMPKTWLDVCGVDPPGYMQGKVFLGPNQQKRDFHVSFRTRMDERCDNVRAVRDGNLLLIRNYMPYAPWGQHLNYLWNMEATQAWEAHHRAGKTDAITGRFFGTKPPVELYDTAKDPDNVHNLIDDPQYAEDVQRLNAALDKWQRDIHDAGLLPESEVVRRSELSGKTIYEMVRDSSLYDVETLQKAAGVSLSRDPAVLDQLYKNLRSDDPGVRYWGVVGLFNQQPTSELDLDQVRSVMEDDSHHVRVMAAWILYRAGDKAAAQSCWNSLLEQDSYASLKIFNVVDWIGDDIEPYRASMQKCGFSHSGYVDRMKEYMAIP
- a CDS encoding TonB-dependent receptor plug domain-containing protein encodes the protein MFHFRSSVFGIAAALAVCCANQAAQAEDNNDASAEPEFRFLAIAEALANDEVLPVQFEELNPFAPALSESVNEQAIQPIDVGGEANFADPSLPDNFGFADWSLISKAGFDSNTSSLVDSASFVEQLEDVQGTSEIALTESPAVEIVPAGTFNLTQTPDIGETLVESAATQTVKARRRSSLGFDPKIRGYYNGQVYTSQDGSYLFPARSDLDGVFSKIDPFLIGNVQVYSGPYTVRYGSGFAFLNIDTIATPRYECGSEHHLRLGTNLRTNGGQTYNSATFFGGGENMGYYANLGYRKGSDYAAGDGLLVPSSYDAFNLFSGIGFDLDDQTRSEFRYTHVTESGTEYAGQFFDVDALNSDGITNSVIHRNKRTGFSYRVDSWISNTEFNGDTAAASKRRSDFPVLQRVDEALTNVQRSQQTGPGPLLFPPDPTRPFFGTVDGELLSAGVRAGMTQEIDRDRTIGFGADVRYVKQQVEEFYDLNGFRDISGNPLGTITTGLPKSEFVEPGFYTEYSFSMIDFIESATGFRVAFAHTQADPDDVNAVSNFRDPALPPALGPINEDLDVSDVLLSYFLTNDIDLAPSWSLRVGGGYAERLPTLEQRYSDGLFLAIIQSGFSRLIGDPSLSKERNWQADIRLDWDYEYVRGRIGGFHSWIVDYVTYNANLINDPQGSRLLRAVNTEYATLTGFEYYGEADLVDGVQLFSSLNYLDGRDREIDQPLAGIFPLEGRLGIRLTDDSRQDRWGLEWGLRMVDNQDRLGTLSSSPGAGQTRSDVAVVTLETPTPGFTTSYLRGYLRPRSNVNVTFGAENLFDNNYYEHLNLRIPPQGSFGNTVVLSPGLTPYFGVEVDY
- a CDS encoding HAD family hydrolase encodes the protein MTKIQFVYFDLGNIFVAFDPKLASNNLAKLAGTSPSVAWEILYQSGLEDRFEHGEISSQEFADQLRKALAIQDSTITDQSILDAISDMFTPIKSMATLVEKTRNAIGKVGILSNTCEAHWDWIKRQSWEIASLQFDVEILSCRVGAMKPVEAIYLAAEQAAGVAPESIFFIDDKQVNVDAARARGWDAHRCLGGGEAAAVFKQQLNIG
- a CDS encoding TolC family protein, encoding MNQDNLTNSGRWRLRRSWLNRSMEVAFKTSAGSKRTALTGTLSVGTLALAAVFGCNGPSHVSEHVANRPIPPAHQVQPPVYSHQGLSAGRELPAGTSQWSSQTIRQVSATELTDEQLLNAWDRFNDPRLHWVQRISLSNIDQSSQVDERLQAIGFPPLKTADFASARQKMAESLAHLVVDMRFHHHCLQTLIRELDEQEDVMDAARLRAQIGSGKGSDVDVLADEANITAEMQDAEREAINNFAKQLNVLAGQELTHALIDSIGDQPQLTIPGLVDKVPAENLRGRTDVDQATRELRSRGTQAGISEAQYYPLLALRGYIHARRNEPSSLPGYSPNIPGIPLDTLPESSFSNESFAPIVSGTSSQSPYQNSLVSYHQVVSHAATEVEDLLSDYHRKVAATRQLREQLAAQLDALRQAVINFEAGTASSATVAKQQRQLVDQYFQLHRQERQLGHIAIELFVAFGGPSRQDLIVPAALTSR